The region CCTGGCTTATTTTACCCCTTTGAATGTGAAGATGGAATTTTAGTTGACGGTGGTTTAAAGGACCCTGTTCCGGTGGATGTGGTACGGCAGATGGGTGCTGATATTGTAATTGCCGTAAGCTTACAGGAAATGACTGGAGAAAAGAAAGACCCTAATAATGTTATTTCTATTGTTGAAAGAAGCATGGATATTATGATAGAAGATTTAACTAATCTCTCTCTAAGAGGTGCTGATTTGATTCTCAAACCCCAATATCAAGGTGAGGTATCTTACTTTCTAAAGAAAAAAGAGCGAGTAGCAATTATTAGACAAGGAGAAATTGAGACAGAAAATAAAATTAATGAATTAAAAGAAATGATTAGAACTTTTTAGATACCCTGAATCAAACACATTAATTTCTTGACAAAAAAATATTTATTACTTAGTATTATTATACTAACAAAAATTCGCACATTTAATAATTAAATAAAAAAATCTAAATCAATGGCAAAGTAGGTTGAGTCAAGTATTTCAGAGAAAGGTATAGCAGGTGTAATTACCTTAATTGACTTTTAACCCAAATAGAGTCCATTGGTAATAAAAAAGGTTGGTTGCCTTTAAAATTACAATGAGTGGGAAAAATGATTCTTCGTTTTTCCAATCAGGGTGGCACCACGGGAGCATTATCTCGCCCCTCTTTCTTGATAGATTCAATATCAAAAAGAGGTAGCGAGATTTTTTATTTTTGCCTGCTTGTTATAAAATATAATTAGAATTGCATGAACTACAGGAGTATGTCATTATCATGGATCAATTATATATAATCTGGAAGGGTATACCCTCCCTATTGACAGGAACACTGGTTACCATTAATCTAACCTTATATTTTTTAGCACTGGGTTTTATACTGGGAATTATTTTAGCACTGGGGCGTGTTTATAGCCCTCCTGGCTTACAATTATTAATTATTTTACCCTTTGAACGTTTTTTTAGAGCTGTTCCAGCTCTTGTCCTATTATTTTTATTCTATTTTGGTTCCTCATTCTTTCATATTAATATAAGTGCTTTTATGGCTGCTGTCCTGGCTATGGGTTTACGCTCTGCTGCCTATCAATCTGAAATATTTAGAGGAGCAATTCAATCCATTGGGGAAGAACAGATGAAAGCAGCTCGTTCATTAGGTATGAATACACTGCAGTCAATCAGGTATGTAATATTACCTCAAGCTTTAAGGCTTTCTATCCCTTCCTGGTCTAATGAATATGCTGTTGTTCTAAAAGACAGCTCCTTAGCTTATGCGGTAGGAGTAACAGAGCTTTTAAGACAGGGTCGATACATTGTTGCACGTACCTTCGGTAATGCTCTGCTGGTTTATACCGTCTGTGCTCTAATATATTTTATCCTGGTTTTTAGTGGAAACCAGCTCTTAAGGATTTTGGAAGAAAAATACAAAATCCCCGGTTATGAAATAAAACAAAGTAGAAAGCAATCTGTCTTGGAAAGGATTTAACATGCCTAAAGTTATTCTAAAAGTAGAAAATTTACACAAAAGCTATGGAAAGTTAACAGTTTTAAAAGGTATCTCATTTCAGGTCAACCAGGGAGAAACTACTGTTATTATCGGTCCCTCCGGTACCGGTAAAAGCACCTTACTGACCTGTATTAATAAACTTACTCCACCTGACAAAGGTCGTATCTGGTTAGAAGAAATTGAAATAACCAATCCTAATACGGATATTAATATAATCCGTTCCTCTATTGGTATGGTCTTTCAACATTTCAATCTTTTTACCCACCTCACCGTTTTAGATAATGTTCGCTTAGGATTAACAGTGGTGAAAAAAATACCAAAAGATAAGGCAACTAATATTGGTATAGAAAAATTGAATCTGGTAGGATTGGCAGACAAACTAAATTCCTATCCTGCTGAACTATCCGGTGGACAGCAGCAACGTGTTTCTATTGCTCGTGCCCTGGCAATGAATCCCAAACTCATCTTATTTGATGAACCGACCTCTGCCCTGGATCCCGAATTAATTGGAGAGGTTTTAAATGTAATGATTAAACTTGCAGAAAGTGGAATGACCATGGTGGTGGTTTCTCATGAAATGGGATTTGCCCGATCAGTAGCTAACGACATTATTTTTATGGAAAATGGTGTAATTGTGGAAGAGGGTAAACCTGATACTATGTTCCACCATTCCCAGAATCCCAGAACCAGAGAATTTTTATACAAAATTACCGAACTTTATGGAGGAAGGTCAGAGTGAGGTTTTTAGAACTAACCTGGAATATTTTGCCAAAATTATTGGGAGGTACCGTCATCACTATAGAACTTACCATTATTGCCATCACCACAGGTGTCTTACTGGGAATCCCGGTTGCTCTGGGAAGAGTATATGGCTCTAAGTTAGTTTATACTATTTCTACATTTTTTGTGGAAATTATTCGTGGTACACCTTTACTTACTCAGCTTTTTATTCTCTATTTTGGTCTACCCTCTGTGGGTATAATGCTCTCACCATTGGTAGCAGCTATGATCGGAATGGGTATAAATAGTGCTGCCTATCAAGCCGAATATTTTAGAGGAGCGATTCAGGCTATCAGGAAGGAACAATTAATAGCTGCTTATTCTCTGGGGATGAAACAAATTCAGGTTATTAAACATATTGTCTTGCCACAGATGTTCCGATTGGCAATCCCTTCCTGGTCTAATGAACTGATCTATTTATTAAAATACTCTTCTATGGCATATATGATTCAGGCACCAGAAATTATGTCTCAAGGAAGGTTAATCGCCTCACGAAATTTCAGAACTTTTGAAGTTTTTATTGTAGTTGCCCTAATTTACCTTATTTTAGTTTTAGTTCTTTCCAAACTACTAGACCTGATGGAAAAAAGATTTCACATTCCAGGTCTATAAACTATGGAATACTGGGGGGGATGAAAACAAGCATTAACTGTTAAAAATGGAAATTTGTAAAAATTGTTAAAAAATATTCCTTAAGGAGGAAACAAAAATATGATTAAACAATTAGCTAAAAAAACAATTAGTTTCTTATTTATTCTTATTATGTTAGTAGCAGTCAATATGTTATCTTCTTCGGCTGCCTCAGAGAAAATTATTGTAGGAACTTCGGCAGACTGGCCACCTTTTGAATGGGTTGATGCAAACAATAATTTTGTGGGATTTGATATGGACTTAATGAAAGTAATCGCCAAAATTCAGGATTATGAAATAGAAATACAGGATATCGGTTTTGATTCACTTATTCCTGCCCTTCAATCTGATAGAATTGACCTAATGGCTGCTGGTGCAACCTTAACCAAAGAACGTCTAGAAGTTGCTGATGCCTCTAACACTTATTGGTCAGGTAGCCAAGGGGTAATGGTTAAAGAAGATTCAAAATTAAATATTGCAACTGCCTTGACTGGCGGAAATGCAATTGGGGCTCAAAGAGGAACAACACAGGCTGATTGGTTGGAAGAAAACGTGGTTCAAGCAAATGTAGATATTAAATTAGAGTTATATGAAACAAATGACTTGGGAATCATGGATTTAGTCAATGGACGTATTGATGTTTTTGTTGCTGATACTCCAGCAGCCGAAGCATTTGTCAAAAATAATCCCATCAAAATCGTCGGTACTATTAATACTGAAGAAGAGTATGTTTTCTATGTCCAAAAAGGTGATCCAAAAGGAATTCT is a window of Atribacterota bacterium DNA encoding:
- a CDS encoding amino acid ABC transporter permease gives rise to the protein MDQLYIIWKGIPSLLTGTLVTINLTLYFLALGFILGIILALGRVYSPPGLQLLIILPFERFFRAVPALVLLFLFYFGSSFFHINISAFMAAVLAMGLRSAAYQSEIFRGAIQSIGEEQMKAARSLGMNTLQSIRYVILPQALRLSIPSWSNEYAVVLKDSSLAYAVGVTELLRQGRYIVARTFGNALLVYTVCALIYFILVFSGNQLLRILEEKYKIPGYEIKQSRKQSVLERI
- a CDS encoding amino acid ABC transporter ATP-binding protein, with product MPKVILKVENLHKSYGKLTVLKGISFQVNQGETTVIIGPSGTGKSTLLTCINKLTPPDKGRIWLEEIEITNPNTDINIIRSSIGMVFQHFNLFTHLTVLDNVRLGLTVVKKIPKDKATNIGIEKLNLVGLADKLNSYPAELSGGQQQRVSIARALAMNPKLILFDEPTSALDPELIGEVLNVMIKLAESGMTMVVVSHEMGFARSVANDIIFMENGVIVEEGKPDTMFHHSQNPRTREFLYKITELYGGRSE
- a CDS encoding amino acid ABC transporter permease, whose product is MRFLELTWNILPKLLGGTVITIELTIIAITTGVLLGIPVALGRVYGSKLVYTISTFFVEIIRGTPLLTQLFILYFGLPSVGIMLSPLVAAMIGMGINSAAYQAEYFRGAIQAIRKEQLIAAYSLGMKQIQVIKHIVLPQMFRLAIPSWSNELIYLLKYSSMAYMIQAPEIMSQGRLIASRNFRTFEVFIVVALIYLILVLVLSKLLDLMEKRFHIPGL
- a CDS encoding transporter substrate-binding domain-containing protein, translating into MIKQLAKKTISFLFILIMLVAVNMLSSSAASEKIIVGTSADWPPFEWVDANNNFVGFDMDLMKVIAKIQDYEIEIQDIGFDSLIPALQSDRIDLMAAGATLTKERLEVADASNTYWSGSQGVMVKEDSKLNIATALTGGNAIGAQRGTTQADWLEENVVQANVDIKLELYETNDLGIMDLVNGRIDVFVADTPAAEAFVKNNPIKIVGTINTEEEYVFYVQKGDPKGILPVINEGLAKIQQTPIWDNLVNAYFMGDLNKISDCYAQFGSLLEKDVEAFAQNLAECMMSD